The following DNA comes from Thermoplasmata archaeon.
ATCGTCGGAGGGCCAAAGGGCTTAGAAGCTCCAGCACCCAAGAAGAGCATCAAGCCCAGAACCATGCTTCCGACGTCTGCAACGGACCGCTGGGATATAAACCGAGTCTCCCGGTTGCACGACCTGTGTGCCCCGACTGTCGCCAGATTGTTCGTTGCGCATATCCTTTAAACCCGGTCACCAAACCGCCTGTCGACGGCCGCGGACGGCTCCCCCTCCCCGTGACGGGGCGCCGGAAGGACCCGCAACAGCGGGCCTGGGAGCCGTACCCTCTTTTCCCGCATGGAGTGGGGGTTACTAGACACCTAAGATTCTTATAGGGTCGTCCGAATAGCGCGCACTTCTCCCATGCCGGCGAAGCAGCTCGTCGTGGCCATTGGCGGCAACGCGATCCAGCCCCCCGGGGACGGGGGCACCGCGGACGCGCAGCGCCATCGGATCGAGGAGACCGCGGCGAAGCTCGCGGACCTCGTGCAATCGGGCCACGACCTCGTCGTCACGCACGGCAACGGGCCCCAGGTGGGCAACATCCTGCTCCAGAACGAGGAGGCCCGCGACCTCGTTCCGGCCATGCCGCTCGACGTGTGCGGCGCAGAGAGCCAGGCGCAGGTCGGCTACCTGCTCGCGCAGGCCCTGCACAACGAGCTCGCGGTCCGGCGCGTCGAGCGCGGCGTCGTCGTCCTCGTCACGCAGACCCTCGTGGACGGGAACGACCCCGCGTTCAAGGACCCGACGAAGCCCATCGGGCCTCTGTACACGCGGGAGTCGGACCTGATCGTGAAGCGCGCGAAGGGCTGGAAGCTCGTCGAGGACCAGGCCCGGGGAGGCTGGCGGCGCGTCGTGCCGTCGCCGCAACCCATCGACATCATCGAGAAGGACACGATCCGCCGGCTCGTCCGCGACGGGGACGGCCACGTCGTGATCTGCGCGGGCGGTGGCGGGATCCCCGTGGTCCGCCGGGGCGGCCGCCTCGTGGGCGTCGAGGCGGTGATCGACAAGGACCTCGGCGCGGCGGTCCTCGCGCGCGTCCTGGGATGGAAGGTCCTCCTGATCGCCACGGACGTGGAGAAGATCGCCCTCGGCTTCGGGCGGCCGACCCAGCGTTTCCTGGAGCACATGACCGTCGCGGAGGCGAAGAAGCATCTTGCCGAGGGACAGTTCCCTCCGGGTTCCATGGGACCCAAGGTCCAGGCCGCCATCGACTTCTTGGAAACCGGCGGCGAGGTCGCCGTGGTCACGGACCTGGAGCACCTCGCGGACGCCGCGGACGCGAAGGCGGGCACGCGGATCACGAACGCCTAGCCGCGCAAGCTTCTTGCCCTGGGTCGCCCATGGCGCGCGACGTCGGGGGAGACTCGTGGCGAGGCCCGTCCGTCGCTGGTGGGAATCGTTCTTCGGCCCCGACTACCTGAAGCAGTACGAGCACACCCTCGCGCGCACGGGCGAGGAGGTCGACGGGATCGAGAAGATCCTCCATCTCGGGAAGGGGAGCCGGATCCTCGACCTCGCGTGCGGCGCGGGGCGGCACTCCATCGAGCTGGCCAAGCGGGGCTACGCGGTCACGGGATTCGATTACTCCGAGGACCTGCTGCACCGCGCCCGGGCGGACGCGAAGCGCGCGAAGGCCCGTGCGACCTTCGTGCGGGGAGACATGCGGGACCTCCGGTTCCGCGGCGCCTTCGACGCGGTGATCAACATGTTCTCCTCGTTCGGGTATTTCGACACGGTCCGGGAGGATCGCAAGGTCCTGGAGGGCGTCGCGCACGCCCTGAAGCCCCGCGGCAAGTTCCTCATGGAGCGGTTCAATCGGGAGTCCCTGGCGTACGAGCTCCCGCTCCAAGGTTGGCGGGTCGGGGAGGACGGCAGCGTCGTGCTCCAGGAGGACACGTTCGACGTGCTCCTCGGCCGCTACGACACGCGGCAGATCGTGATTGACCGGGAGGGCACGCGGGAGCACCGCGGATCCGTGCGGGCGTACACGCTCCCGGAGCTCAAGGAGCTGTTCGACGCGGCGGGGCTGCCTATCCATCGCGTGCTCGGCGGCCTCGACCTCTCCGCATACCGCGCGCGGAGTCGCCGGCTCGTCCTGTACGCGGTCAAGGGACTTGAGCCGGAGAGCATCCGGACCATGTGGTGATCGCGGACCCCAGGAATCTTTTTCTCGGGCCGCGGGCTGTCTCCGATCGCACGGATGGCGACGATCGAGGAGCAGATCAAGTCCATCGAGGACGAGATCCAGAAGACGCCGTACAACAAGGCGACCCAGCACCACATCGGGAAGCTCAAGGCGAAGGTCGCGCGGCTCAAGGCGGAGCAGGAGCTCCGCCGACTGAAGTCCGGCGGCTCGGGCGTCAGCTACGCGGTCAAGAAAAGCGGGAACGCCACGATCGGCCTCGTCGGGTTCCCGAGCGTGGGCAAGTCGACCCTGCTCAACCAGATCACGGACGCGGAGAGCAAGGTGGGGTCCTACGACTTCACCACGATGGACGTGATCCCCGGGGTCCTCGACCACCGCGGGGTCAAGATCCAGGTCCTCGACATGCCCGGCCTGATCCGCGGTGCGTCCAAGGGCCGCGGCCGCGGTCGCGAGGTCCTTTCCGTGGCCCGCGCGTGCGACCTCATCGTCCTCATGATCGACGTGTTCGAGACGAACGTCCAGGTGCTCACGGAGGAACTCTACCTTGCGGGGATCCGCCTGAACGAGCGGCCGGCGGACGTCACCTTGGCGAAGGCGAACCGCGGCGGCCTGACCGTGAACACCACGGTCAAGCTCACGAAGATGGACAAGGAGATGATCGAGGACGTGTGCCGTGAGTGGGGCTACCTGAACGGCGTGGTCGTCGTCCGGCAGGACGTCACGGAGGATCAGCTCATCGACGTGCTCGCGGGGAACCGCGTGTACACGAAGGCGCTCGTCGTCGTGAACAAGATCGACCTCGTCGGGCAGGACTACCTCAAGGCCCTCCAGGCCAAGCTCAGCGGTTGGAAGCTCCTGCCCATCTCCGCGGAGAAGGAGATCGGGCTCACGAAGCTCAAGGATGAGATCTACGACACCCTTCGGTTCATGCGCGTCTTCCTCAAGCCGCAGGGCATGGAAGCGGACATGGCGGAGCCGCTCATCGTGAAGGAGCATTCCGACGTGGGCATGGTGTGCGACTCGATCCACCGCGACTGGCGCCGGCGGTTCCGGTACGCGAACGTCTGGGGCGCGAGCGCCCAGTTCCCCGGCCAGAAGGTGGGGCTGGACCACGTCCTGCGGGATTCCGACGTCCTCACGATCATCCTCCGCAAGGGCTGAGGGACGCCGGCTCGCCAACATCAAGTAGGGTCTCGTGGATTCCGGGGTCCGTGTGGGCCGCGGATGTGATGACGCGGGACCTCGTCACCCTGACCCCGGACATGACCCTCGAGGTGGCGGCGGAGCGCCTCGTGCAGCGGGCGATCAGCGGAGCCCCGGTGGTCGATGCGCGCGGACGTCTCCTCGGGATTCTGAGCGAGTCGGACATCCTCCGACATCTCAAGCAGCTCGCGGAGGAGACCTTGGGCAAGCGGTACCTGACGAGCCAGGTGCACGCCTTGGACCTGCTCGCGTTCCTGGGAGAGCGCGAGCACGTCGCGGTCGAGGAGGTCTACCGCCGTCTGCGAGCCTCGAAGGTCTCCGAGGTGATGACGAAGCACGTCGTCGCGATGAAGCCCACGGACACCCTGGAGTCCGTGGCCGCGGCCATGATCGAGCACGACGTGAACCGCCTCCCCGTGGTGGACGCGGGCCGGGTCGTCGGGATCATCACGCGGGCGGACCTGGCCCGGGTGCTCGCGACGGGCCGCGCGGACATCCCCCGCCTCTGAGGCAGTTGCCGCTACGCGAGCCGGTGCATCCGCCGCAGGTCCGGCTCGAAGGGTTTCAGCTCCTCGGGGATCGAGACGCCGGAGAGTTCGAGGTTCAGGCTCAGCCCCTTCTCCCGCTTGCGCTTCCAAATCTCCGAGTTGAAGGCCACGAGCGGTTCC
Coding sequences within:
- the arcC gene encoding carbamate kinase, which produces MPAKQLVVAIGGNAIQPPGDGGTADAQRHRIEETAAKLADLVQSGHDLVVTHGNGPQVGNILLQNEEARDLVPAMPLDVCGAESQAQVGYLLAQALHNELAVRRVERGVVVLVTQTLVDGNDPAFKDPTKPIGPLYTRESDLIVKRAKGWKLVEDQARGGWRRVVPSPQPIDIIEKDTIRRLVRDGDGHVVICAGGGGIPVVRRGGRLVGVEAVIDKDLGAAVLARVLGWKVLLIATDVEKIALGFGRPTQRFLEHMTVAEAKKHLAEGQFPPGSMGPKVQAAIDFLETGGEVAVVTDLEHLADAADAKAGTRITNA
- a CDS encoding methyltransferase domain-containing protein, translated to MARPVRRWWESFFGPDYLKQYEHTLARTGEEVDGIEKILHLGKGSRILDLACGAGRHSIELAKRGYAVTGFDYSEDLLHRARADAKRAKARATFVRGDMRDLRFRGAFDAVINMFSSFGYFDTVREDRKVLEGVAHALKPRGKFLMERFNRESLAYELPLQGWRVGEDGSVVLQEDTFDVLLGRYDTRQIVIDREGTREHRGSVRAYTLPELKELFDAAGLPIHRVLGGLDLSAYRARSRRLVLYAVKGLEPESIRTMW
- a CDS encoding GTP-binding protein, with translation MATIEEQIKSIEDEIQKTPYNKATQHHIGKLKAKVARLKAEQELRRLKSGGSGVSYAVKKSGNATIGLVGFPSVGKSTLLNQITDAESKVGSYDFTTMDVIPGVLDHRGVKIQVLDMPGLIRGASKGRGRGREVLSVARACDLIVLMIDVFETNVQVLTEELYLAGIRLNERPADVTLAKANRGGLTVNTTVKLTKMDKEMIEDVCREWGYLNGVVVVRQDVTEDQLIDVLAGNRVYTKALVVVNKIDLVGQDYLKALQAKLSGWKLLPISAEKEIGLTKLKDEIYDTLRFMRVFLKPQGMEADMAEPLIVKEHSDVGMVCDSIHRDWRRRFRYANVWGASAQFPGQKVGLDHVLRDSDVLTIILRKG
- a CDS encoding CBS domain-containing protein, whose translation is MWAADVMTRDLVTLTPDMTLEVAAERLVQRAISGAPVVDARGRLLGILSESDILRHLKQLAEETLGKRYLTSQVHALDLLAFLGEREHVAVEEVYRRLRASKVSEVMTKHVVAMKPTDTLESVAAAMIEHDVNRLPVVDAGRVVGIITRADLARVLATGRADIPRL